The DNA region ttaaaaaaaaaaaaaagtcattgacaAAATTGAGTTCCACCATTACTAAGTACTGTACAAATGGTGAGGAGCTATAATTTTCCTAGCACTGAAAATGGTATTGAAGTGTCATCATTAAAATGACTTCTGTTCTGTCAGGTCTGCGATAAAGCCgtgtttttaaaattgagaCCCCaccatatgaaaaataatccttATTCTAATGACAGTGGTCAGTTAAGTAAACATGATCCTGTTTTAAGTTGAGTGTTTTGCAGAGTTGCTGTTGTGGTCTGACCTCCGGCGCCAGATACTCGGGCGTCCCGCAGAAGGTCTTCATGGTGGCCGTGTCCGTGATACCTTCTTTGCACAGGCCGAAGTCGGTGATCTTGATGTGTCCGTCTTTGTCCAACATCAAGTTCTCCAGCTGCTCACAACACCACCGAGACAAGCGgccattttaaatgtgactGTTACGCCTACGACCAAGTACAGTCAACCATCAGCACAGATCCCAACTGACACATTTTTGAAACCTTCTTTACAACACAAACTATGTTAATACTTGCATATATTTTtctagaggggaaaaaaaacaacttgtaaatttctttaaaatgtaCTCCCACCAAAATAACTAATTCATAATTATGCACATTTTCTTAATTATACATttgcatctcttttttttttaaatgataacttttttttgcgCTTAGAAAAGTTGTTTCttccaaaaatatacaactatttgtgaaaaaaaaaacgagaatttttgcctttttttccccccagaaatACATAACCTTTTGCCAGAAGCACATCTACTTTATGGAAATAAAGTATACCACTTTTTCCACCCAGAAATATTCATGACGTTTCTttacatatattattttttaagaaaataaacaaatctaatacacacctttttttctttttcaaccaaAATCTGTCCATTTACCAGACCACTTATCTTTATCCAACTTTTTTCCTCTTGAAAAGATCGAAAATATAGTCAACTTTATCTTGAAGCGAAATGTTGTTAGACAAGTTTGAAATGACAAGTGTTTTTGGATGGTAGTCTTTTTTTAGGTTTAACACTTAATACAAcgaatgatgaaaaattttagggTAGGAGTTTACGATTTGCAAATACATGTAATTTACGGCGAGTTTTAgtccttaaaaaacaaaatagaattgAACGTGTCATAAATAGTTAATCGAAAAATacaattcatgaacagtgaacACCAACACGAAGCATCTGCGATTGCGAAATGTTTATAAAAAGGTACGCTGCTATTTGAACGATGGGGAATAGGTTGTAATTAAACATGCATTACAACAAGAACTCATTTGACCATTGTCGAGCGGAGCGGTCGCCCATCACCTTCAGATCCCGGTACACGATCTTGGCAGAATGCAGGTAGTCCAGAGCGGAGACGATCTCGGCTCCGTAGAAACGCGTGCGGTCCTCGGAAAACACTCGTTCCCGTGACAGGTGGAAAAAGAGCTGTGGAGAAACGTCAACAACGTGATGTCTACATCACAACAATGCACCGGTAAAGAAGGCATCCATTTATTGCAAATGGGAGCATTATCAGGGCTACAGTCCTGAAGTCTGATCTGGGGATTATTAACATTTTGATCCCaatatttttccttttactACAAATGAATTCATGCTCCAAATATTGATTACGGGCTTTCTATACAACTTTTAATCTGTATCGCCCTGAAAATGAGAGTTTCCTCGTAAATGAAAAGATGGTAAAAAATAATATCCTGTTGAATCTTCTGACCTCTCCTCCGTTGACGTATTCCATGACGAAGCAGAGGCGGTCCTTGGTCTGGAATGAGTACTTGAGAGACTGCGTGCGACACATGTGACAAAACGTACGTGATAAGATTCTTTGAACGTATCCTTTATGAATTCAGGCGATGACGACACTCACCGTCAGGAATGGATGCCGAGTGTTTTTTAATACCCGACTTTCTGTAAGCGTGTGAGCGACTTCATCCTGTCGGGATGGAGAAATCGAGCATGTCACAGGATGAAAGGATGAAATCTCAGACATGGgtgcaaaaacagaaaaagaggaaaagaagggAGTATAATCTCAAAATGATATGACTATGTTCATATTCAACCTATCATGTATGTAAATACCTACACAGGCATAAACACCAGGCAGAGACAACCCAGAagtaaacaataataaacaatattaaatgttgCATAGTGTTTCGTTAGCCTGGGCTGACATTTTTCCCTCCACTGATTTAAAAGCGTGGAACCGACACGCACATTATTTGACTTTTGGACTATCACAAAAATTATGCACCGCACAGCTACTGATagattgcaaagaaaaaaagtgcaccTTTGTATCAAGTTTTGAGGCTTCAAGGACAACAGCGTATATGcaattatttgattattgaaccacaaaaacatggcatgATTGTCAAGGAAGCAGCAGAGGGCCACAAAGAGAGGAAACGGAGACCGTGTGAGTATTTTAAGACGCTGTTAGCAATGATTGATTGGCCATTTGCTGACTGCACTCATGCATTTCGGCAACAAAGctgcttttctttttaaccaCAGGGACATGTAAAAATTCTAAATATAGAGGAGCGTGTTTGTAAAACCGAATACACTATAAATATTAGTATGGCTCGGTGGCAGCTGCTGgataacccattcgtgggcagcgtcccatttttgggaaatcatgattttcacacattaaatccttcagtatatcaaaatatttatttaagtgtTTAAATCTGAAGccgtaatttggtatcaggagcgGATAACTCAGCAGTCAAAGTTAGCAAATaggtttttgggacgagattataaattactaaagttatcatataacttaaccataaacaaaaaagaagtgttatttccatgATTGTGGCCCATTAGGAgacttatctcaataaggcaaaaaattggcACACTGCCCAAGAATGGGTTAaaactgagattttttttagggggggggttaaaagcATATGAATATTTGccggtgattattttttttttaatttttttttttataaattgtagCAAAACCAGTAGCCAAACCTGACAAACGGCACAATAGTTCAATCTGTTTCGGACGCATCACTAAGTGTACAACGGGCCTAAAGTAACTTATTTAGGCTGTATTTCATGTTCTACAtacagcatttctttcattcttATGTTTTCATGTTACCCTGACCCAGTTCTATGAAAATATTATTTCCCATCACACAAGTTGCTGtcttgtaattttgtttttttttcccccacaatattaaaaaaaatatatatacaaatttaTACTATGTCTGTTAAGGCACAGAGAGCAATTTTCTTAGGTCGTGTACCTTGGCAATGATGACCTCCTTCTTGAGGATCTTCATGGCGTAGTAAGTTCCGCTCGCTTTCTCTCGCACCAGGATGACTTTACCAAAGGTACCTTTGCCCAGAAGCTTCAGATAGTCAAAGTCATTCATTGTCTGCAGAGGAggttcatgtaaaaaaaacaaaaaaagacaaaaatgttagCCATCTAAAAACGGGGTGCATATACGCACACTGTGTCAGATGTTTGTCACTTGACCATTTCCACTTGGACTGTGACATACTTTGAGTTGTTtcatgttcacatttttttaatttctctgtCTCCAGCCCAAAACTGCTACACTATTACCTTCAGAATTAATAAAGTATCTTCTTAGCTAATACTGTAAATCACCATAACATTCTTTCGCTACCCTTCTGTGtaatctatctatatatctatatatatctatatctatctctatatatatatacagacacacacacacacacacacacacacacacacacacaaaccagtatattctctctctctctctctctctctctccatctttctttcCCCTGTCCTTTCTTTATCCTCTCATTACATCTCCACACTTACTCTATCCTGGCTCAGCTTCTGATCTTTTGTTTCTCCGACAAAAATTGTGGATGAAGAGGGAACGATTAAAAGGGTGTCAAATAAAGGTTTGATGAACTCGTTCACCGCCATTTGTTATAAGTCGAGCTCTCCGCATTACTAACCATTTTAGAGCATTTTGACTGAAGCGGGACAGTGACTTTAACGCTATTTTGGCCTTTTGTGATACCTGAAACTATAACACAATAAAACAAGACAGACACAAATTCTGATGGCAAAATAATGACACAGTTACAGATATACAGCAAAGAAATAATCCATCCTCATTGCTGACTCTCACTATGCTTTGAATTGAACGTCAGTGGGTTTTTTTCATGGTGTTGGGCGTTCACTTCATGTACTGGCTCGTGATCAGGCTGTGATTCACCACCTAATTtttatcttctactcaaaaACTTTGCTGATCCAACGCGGCCAACAACTGATAGCTGTTAGTCATTACAGTGGATTGCAAACCAGACTTTCATGGACAAGCTGGGCTATAGAGACCCGCTTCCAAGCCTACCCGTTGAAAAACTTACTTGACGAACATATGAGTCGGTGACATTAAACCCTAGGATTCCAGATGATGAATATTAATGTCTACGGGAGTGAACAAGGTCATTCGGAAACTATACAAATCACACCTAATGGAAGATGTGCAGACAAACCTTCCGTTTGTAGTGGCTGATGGAGGTGTCCATCTCCTCCTCGTTGACGTTCTCGATCTGCGAGGTGGGGCTGCACAGGatgccctcctcctcctgcttggCCAGCGACTCCGCCACCATCTGGATGGCCTCCGCCCACTCGTCCCTGCCGGTTCATTTAATAGCACAGTGGCGTTAGTGCGGTTAGCGAAGTAAGTTCACATCTCTGTTGTTGTCGCACACTGGCCTTGGTGTGGGTccagaaccccccaccccacaccctaGTTTCCTGCTTTTCTTCTCACTTCTCATTCTACGTGCCCCGGCAGAGGAAAACAACAAGTCGGTTGCATTTGAGCTAACACCAGTGTTGAGTGCCAACTATCAAACGGCCAATAAAGAAAACTGCGATAAAAATGCGAAATTCTTGTTTGGCAGAACAATGGAGCCCAACGATGATCTGTATTTCACATTAGATGAGTTTATTATTAGTCAGTCAATTAAATGCGGCCATGCTTTTCTGGTGTTTGCAGGGTTTAGGAAGACAAGACTTTTTAAGGGCATTTCCATCAAATTTAAGACCACTCATTCACTAAATGTGAGCAAAATGATGACACACGTTCAATAACACACCACAATATTGTCCTCTTCAAAGGCCCAGGGCCCAGTAAAGtaaccagaaaaataaaatcttgttttgAATAATGTCATTGTTTATCTAATTCAATATAACTTCTGAGCTTCGTAATGCATCTGAGACTTAACCACCTCTCATGGTGTGGAGAGGCCGTGGAGAGAAAGGATGATTGAAAttagaaaagaggaagaagagcagGACGACAAGCAAAAGATGTCTTCCACGCCCACAACCACACATTGAGCCATAAGATATCCGGATGCGCATTTGATGCTGCACAAACAGTATGTTGTACTTTTATCACATTtattaaaacataaaaagaacTATTGAGTTTCTCTCGCCTGTTTTATTCACCTCGCAGCTTTCAACATCGCTATTATGCACTACcctatcatccattttctgcagtgCCTATCCTCAGTAGGGTCACTATGTTGGTGTAAACTACAGAGAACTGAGAACTAGACAGTTGGACTCAGCATAgactacatcaggggtgctcaatgcgtcgatcgcgaggcagttttggttgattgtaTGACGGcatgcccaaaaaaaataaataattgaccaagactgcctcgcgacagacgcattgagcacccctgcgttagactatcatccacctcgtcgcttgattcaggtgtggccaatatgtggagcgcacgcacataaaggcccGTTCAaccaagctggcctcctatttactgcAGTTACAGCGATGCGCCCCccagctggctgcttgaaaagtagatcttggggtaaaaaagtctggccacccctgggCTACATCATATCAAAACACAGGACCGCTTTGTTGTAATGCTCAATTACAGCAGTCGGCAGCGCGAAAAATCGCACATTTCATCCTTGAGGCGTTTCAATGGCGAAGAAGAATATGGGGCGGGAGTGGTGAAGGCTCACCTCTCGTCAGGCGTGTCAACGTGAAAAGTCCTTTCGATGACGGTGGTCCACTGCAGGCAGCGGATGATGAAGGTGTTGGGTTTGGGACGCTCCGTCTTCATTAGCTGACATTCTGGAAATGACACGCACACAGAAATGCGTACACGTCACACAGGAATTACAGTGAACCCTCGCAATATTGGtcatcaatttgaaattttggtccagatttaaaccccccaaaaaaatcatggaagttgatacacatgatttgcatCTGCGGGCCACAAAATCTTGCGGCgggacagatctggcccccgggccttgagtctGACACCTGTGTTGTATATGTTTGGATGCATTTAAAGTGTGCGGAAGGGGTTAAATTTTAGTCCTATGACATCAAACCTGTGGTACACGGTACTTCTGTCGGAGCAGCGCAGTTCTCAGCATTGTTACAACTTACTTGCAACAGAGAAGTTGTTGAGCGGGTAAGCCAGATCCGAATCCTGCGGTTTGTCCTTGTAGCCGATAAAGGAGCCGTCCGTCTTGAGCAGGAAGTAGCGAGGACGCCAGTTCTTGATGTACTCGCCTGCCCACAGGAAGTCACACATATTGATATTTTGGGGCAAAAATCATTCATGATATGGCAAGTTTTATCCTTAGCACGGGGTCTTTGTTCATTATAAATTCAGAAAGTGGCTTCGTCCAGGTCTAAAAGCTCTGACATGAAATTTGTTATCATCTGAAACCTAAAATGTAACCTGCATTCCAGTCAGGGTGCCCTTTTCATATTTGTTAGGAATGATTGCAATCAAGCACCCCTCGCAGGCAACATTTTATCTGTCTTCCACCACTTGTGTAACAGCCTTGTTATTCCCACGCCAAACTCATCCAAGCATGCCCTTTTAGAACTAACAACATTGAGGAGACTTCCCCAAAAGCATTCCCACAAAGACTGATACATGAAGTTACCCGAAATCTTTGCAATTAAGATTCAGGGGGGACTCAAGGACCGACCACTGATTCGATTTGGGGCTAAGGATGAAATTTTGCAACGACCCATCATAATCCAAATAAAACATAATGACCATGTGCAGCCCAAAAAAACATATGAATATGAAAGTTAACTATTTCAAGATAAAAATTGGTAGTGTTACTTTAACaacttctttatttttttataggaaaaaaaataatgttatgagaatatttagttttttaggggaaaaaaacagtcttTATAAGAACAAACGCATTTTAACAAGTGGATTTCAAAAAGACGTTATGTCTTTTctttcaaaacacacacacatttatcttctaaaaaaaatagaactatATTGTCATAAAAAAGACctagaaaaaaatgataaattaatTCCTTTAACAATGTggcttttgaaaataaacaaactggTGTTGTGTTTCCACTATTTGCAGGGGACAGAAAGTGAAACCTGctccaaacaaagaaaattcagatataatgagcccccccccaaaaaaaaaaaatgtttataattgcCAGTTGATGCCACAAGATaatggcaaagcactacttttctaTTATGGCTAGTGGAAGAATCCAGGAAAGGCCGCGCCTCACTTCGACATAGTTCTTTTTTTGAAAGATAGCACATCATTGAAAATTGGACATTTGTATAAAATGATTGACGGGGAGTGCCGTCACCTCTTTTTTGGACCCATCCTTCCTTGACCACGTTCTGGTCGCTCATGGTGGCGTTTCCTCCTCCTTCTAATCGTCAGCGATTCTCCCAGGATGAAGGCCTCTTCTTcgctcttcttcctccttgcttccttcctttctcTTCTGGTgccctcttctttttcttcttcttctgtggtcaGATGCAGCTCTGTCGTGTCTGTCTGgtaggaaacaaaacaaagcaggaGTCAGTGGTTTGTTTCCTTCCTGTCTCTT from Syngnathoides biaculeatus isolate LvHL_M chromosome 9, ASM1980259v1, whole genome shotgun sequence includes:
- the akt3b gene encoding RAC-gamma serine/threonine-protein kinase isoform X1, whose product is MSDQNVVKEGWVQKRGEYIKNWRPRYFLLKTDGSFIGYKDKPQDSDLAYPLNNFSVAKCQLMKTERPKPNTFIIRCLQWTTVIERTFHVDTPDERDEWAEAIQMVAESLAKQEEEGILCSPTSQIENVNEEEMDTSISHYKRKTMNDFDYLKLLGKGTFGKVILVREKASGTYYAMKILKKEVIIAKDEVAHTLTESRVLKNTRHPFLTSLKYSFQTKDRLCFVMEYVNGGELFFHLSRERVFSEDRTRFYGAEIVSALDYLHSAKIVYRDLKLENLMLDKDGHIKITDFGLCKEGITDTATMKTFCGTPEYLAPEVLEDNDYGRAVDWWGLGVVTYEMMCGRLPFYNQDHEKLFELILMEEIKFPRTLSADAKSLLSGLLIKDPNKRLGGGPDDAKEIMRHSFFVTVDWQDVYDKKMVPPFQPQVSSETDTRYFDEEFTAQTITITPPEKYDEDGMDAADNERRPHFPQFSYSASGRE
- the akt3b gene encoding RAC-gamma serine/threonine-protein kinase isoform X2 → MSDQNVVKEGWVQKRGEYIKNWRPRYFLLKTDGSFIGYKDKPQDSDLAYPLNNFSVAKCQLMKTERPKPNTFIIRCLQWTTVIERTFHVDTPDERDEWAEAIQMVAESLAKQEEEGILCSPTSQIENVNEEEMDTSISHYKRKTMNDFDYLKLLGKGTFGKVILVREKASGTYYAMKILKKEVIIAKDEVAHTLTESRVLKNTRHPFLTSLKYSFQTKDRLCFVMEYVNGGELFFHLSRERVFSEDRTRFYGAEIVSALDYLHSAKIVYRDLKLENLMLDKDGHIKITDFGLCKEGITDTATMKTFCGTPEYLAPEVLEDNDYGRAVDWWGLGVVTYEMMCGRLPFYNQDHEKLFELILMEEIKFPRTLSADAKSLLSGLLIKDPNKR